One genomic segment of Stigmatopora argus isolate UIUO_Sarg chromosome 1, RoL_Sarg_1.0, whole genome shotgun sequence includes these proteins:
- the gpr37l1b gene encoding G-protein coupled receptor 37-like 1, which produces MARSVTLVLVLLVWQLFVGSRTLSQPHAYESPDLDPEQHRRLVRGAEEDEQQSTYGQSFENDSVTPPQFTRLSNVTDFQGQGIFNPFYPLSRSSYIAYATVLAAGLLLAVGVVGNMAIMCIVWNNFYMRSAWNYLLASIAFWDFLLLLLCLPTEMVNWLSHRRILPEITCRLVPYMEVVSLGVTSFTLCVLGIDRFHAATSSSQPKTRRVERCRSVLVKLVVVWVAAMLLASPELFLWQYARATAPTAPDSCSISVSAPSSLLLPDSLHSLLHKYHQARMWWTFGCYFCLPVLFTILCQMATRNVHSDSSSAHKQRSHDDPSTNHKRHHHQALERQFNCTLLALALVYSICALPQHICNITLAYTNITVSEDTATTLALVHHFLLFLKSSITPVVLLCLCKALGRVFVDCCCCCCRACQENSVEGSPASAHVQLKTAKEAAIFFDKAKDTSAILSISS; this is translated from the exons ATGGCGCGGTCAGTCACATTGGTCCTGGTTCTGTTAGTGTGGCAGTTGTTCGTAGGCAGCAGAACCCTCAGCCAGCCCCACGCCTACGAGTCCCCCGATTTAGACCCGGAGCAGCATCGGCGCCTGGTCCGTGGCGCCGAAGAGGATGAGCAACAGTCCACGTACGGGCAGTCCTTTGAGAATGACTCTGTGACCCCACCTCAATTCACCCGTCTATCAAACGTGACGGATTTCCAGGGCCAAGGAATATTCAACCCCTTCTACCCACTGAGCCGGAGCTCCTACATCGCATATGCCACCGTGCTGGCGGCTGGCCTGCTGCTGGCAGTGGGTGTGGTGGGCAACATGGCAATCATGTGCATCGTGTGGAACAACTTCTACATGAGATCTGCCTGGAACTACCTGCTTGCCAGCATTGCTTTCTGGGACTTTCTGCTGTTGCTGCTCTGCCTACCCACAGAGATGGTCAACTGGCTGTCACACCGCCGCATCCTGCCTGAGATCACCTGCCGATTGGTGCCCTACATGGAG GTGGTGTCTTTGGGCGTCACTTCGTTTACGCTGTGCGTGCTGGGAATTGACCGTTTCCACGCTGCCACTAGCTCCTCTCAACCAAAGACACGGCGAGTGGAGCGTTGTCGCTCCGTGCTGGTCAAACTGGTTGTGGTTTGGGTTGCTGCGATGCTGCTGGCCAGTCCTGAGCTCTTCTTGTGGCAATACGCTAGGGCCACAGCTCCAACAGCTCCAGACTCTTGCTCCATCAGCGTCTCGGCGCCATCCTCACTCCTTCTGCCTGACTCCTTACACTCGTTGTTGCACAAGTACCACCAG GCTCGCATGTGGTGGACGTTTGGCTGCTACTTCTGCCTGCCTGTCCTCTTCACCATCCTCTGCCAAATGGCAACCCGTAACGTCCACAGCGACTCCAGCTCCGCCCACAAGCAGCGTAGCCACGACGACCCCTCCACGAATCACAAACGTCATCATCATCAGGCGCTGGAGCGGCAATTTAACTGCACTCTCTTAGCATTAGCGCTGGTGTACAGCATTTGTGCGCTGCCCCAACACATATGCAACATCACGCTAGCATATACCAATATTACCGTCTCTGAAGACACGGCGACCACTCTGGCCCTTGTACATCATTTCCTCCTGTTCCTCAAGTCCTCCATCACGCCTGTGGTGCTGCTGTGTTTATGTAAG GCGCTGGGTCGGGTCTTCGtggactgctgctgctgctgctgccgagCGTGTCAGGAGAACTCGGTTGAAGGTTCTCCGGCATCTGCTCATGTCCAGCTCAAGACGGCCAAAGAGGCGGCCATCTTCTTTGACAAAGCAAAAGACACCTCTGCCATCTTGTCTATCTCTAGTTAG
- the LOC144082736 gene encoding ADP-ribosylation factor-like protein 8A: MIALINKLLDWFKALFWKEEMELTLVGLQYSGKTTFVNVIASGQFSEDMIPTVGFNMRKITKGNVTIKLWDIGGQPRFRSMWERYCRGVSAIVYMVDAADPEKIEASKNELHNLLDKPQLQGIPVLVLGNKRDLPGALDEKELIESMNLSAIQDREICCYSISCKEKDNIDITLQWLIQHSRTKRSS; encoded by the exons ATGATAGCGCTCATCAACAAACTGCTGGACTGGTTCAAGGCGCTCTTCTGGAAGGAGGAGATGGAGCTGACCCTGGTGGGCCTGCAGTATTCGGGGAAGACCACCTTCGTCAACGTGATCGCG TCGGGGCAGTTCAGTGAAGACATGATACCCACCGTGGGCTTCAACATGAGGAAGATCACCAAGGGAAACGTCACCATCAAG CTGTGGGACATTGGTGGGCAGCCTCGTTTCCGGAGCATGTGGGAGCGTTACTGCAGAGGAGTCAGCGCCATAGT ATACATGGTGGACGCGGCCGACCCGGAGAAGATCGAAGCCTCCAAGAACGAACTTCACAACCTGCTCGACAAACCTCAACTGCAGGGAATTCCG GTTCTGGTTCTGGGCAACAAGCGGGACCTGCCAGGAGCTCTGGACGAGAAGGAACTCATAGAGAGCAT GAACTTGTCGGCCATCCAGGACAGAGAGATCTGCTGCTACTCCATCTCCTGCAAGGAAAAGGACAACATTG ACATCACCCTCCAGTGGCTGATCCAGCATTCCAGGACCAAGAGGAGTTCCTGA